The genomic interval CTTTTGTAACCGATAACGCTGCACAATTCCGCCCTCAGCCTGCAGTTTCTTACAGCCAGCAAAAGAACTCCAGATTCTATACACTCGCCAAAGAAGTAGTGGAAGTAACCCGCAAACTCACCACCGAACAAACCCACATCGCTAATTTCTGGGATTGTAATCCTTTTTTCCTGAATCAGAAAGGCCACATTAGCTTTGGCACCAAGAAAATCTCTCCGGGCGGACATTGGATGGGTATTACCGGCATTGCCTGTATACAAAAACAATTGTCTCTGGAAGAAACCATTCGCTGGCATGCGTTGGTTGGTATTACTATGTCGGAAGCGTTTATTTCATGCTGGAACGAAAAATTCAACAGCAACCGCATCCGCCCGGAAACTTATATTAATGCACAGATCGATCCTAATTGGCGGCCATTATTGCAAACCCCTCCCTTTCCTGAATACACAAGCGGCCATAGTGTAGTTTCTGCTGCCGTTTCTACCATGCTGACGGCTTTGGCCGGGGACAATTTTGCCTATACCGATGTAACGGAAATAGAGTTTGGTGTACCTGCCCGTTCATTTACATCTTTTAAACAAGCGGCTAAAGAAGCTGCCGTTTCCCGTTTATATGGCGGTATTCACTTCCGGGATGCCATTGACAATGGTTTTACCCAGGGCGAACAAATCGGGCAATATGTAGTGCAGAAATTAAAATTGAAGCAGTAGTCTTATAAAAATATCAAGTAGTGAGTACTAAGTATGAATTACGCAAAGTGCTTGCTGCTAAATGTGTATATAGCTCAAACACTATTATTTCCGCATACTCTCTAAAATAGTTGTAGTGAGTACCAAGCTAAGGTTTACAAACAAGCTAGGTGTAACCATGCTCCCAGCAGCAATAGATCTGTTAACCTCCTGGTTTTTATTTTTTCAACTTAGAAAATATATTACGCATAGTATCTGTATCTAATGCCTTCATATCTATAAGCTTTAATGATTTTACCATATTAAGCGTGGTAGTTTTATATTTCTGAAAATGCGGGGTTTTTAAATGAGACTTATACGCTTCTTTGTTCGCATATATTTCCAGAATTCTGATCTGGTTCGGGTTTTCCTGCTGATACATGGGGAATATGGAAATAACACCAGGTTCTAACCGCAAGGATGCTTCAGCTTCCTCCTGGAGAATTTTAGTATACTCTTCCAGGTAAGTCGAGTGAATCTCTATTTCTGCAATACGAATCATCATATCAGATTTCTGAGCAAATACACTGATACTTGGCAACAGCATTATTAAAAAAATCAGAATATACCTCATAATATTAGATTCTTCTGTTTTCGGATTTATAGTAGATGGTATAGAAATAGATCTTGTTTCAGCGCTGCCTCCAGACTACTCCCTGCGACATACCATAGTAATTCTAGAGAAAGCAAACTAGGTGCACATAATTTAGCATAATTAAAAACTATGCTTAGCAATTGAAGCAATGTGGGTATTCGTTACTATTTTTTATTTTACCTCAGGTAATTTTTCATTTGGGTCATAGATAGCATCTAACCGTTTGGCATTTTCTTCTACAGTTAAATCAAATCCGGCTTCTTTACGGAGTTGATTCACTTTTGATGGATTCTGAACTGGCCAGATAGCCCCTCTTCCATCCGTTCTTAAGCGACTGGTGGCTTGGGTGCCATAAATTTGTTTCTTCCCCTCATACATCAGTAATCGGTCTTCCATCATGGCAGCATGTGTCGTTCTGGCTTCCTTTTGCCTGGCAAGCTTTTTCAATGCAGGAAAATATTGCCTGATCAACTCCATATCTGCATGTTGAACCACATAGAAGATAGCATCAGCGGCCTTTTCCCCCACTTTATTTTGTGGAAGCCAGCCATATTTGTATAGAATAGATTTTATGGCAACCTGATTTGCTGAATCTATCTTTTGCATTTGAAAAATAATCTTCCCTAACTCGTCTCCCTGAGCCGAACTCATTTTTTCTCTTATCCCCTGATCTGTGTCATAAATGCCTTCTAATACTTGCCTCAACGAATCATAAGGGATTGAAATCTGAGGTCTATATTGCCAACTTCTTGCCTGAGTAATACCTTTTGTAAATACTAAGAGCAAAACCAGAGATAGAATTGAAAATGGTTGCATGTATTTTTTATAGAATATCACCTGGTATAGAAATAACTTTATAGCAAACTACTGTTTCGGCTCCAATACCTTCTTAATCAGTGCTTGCACTTCATGATTCTGGTCGGAGTGCTCCATTTTTTCCAAGCGTTGTTGCAGGCTTTGCAGGGTTTTAACAGATTCCGCATTGTTGAGAGCCGCTACCCGCTGAATGGTAAAGGGCAATACCTGCGGCACTTTTGCCTTCATAGCCAGTTCAACTGCCCGGTTTATATCTATAGGCACTGTGGGTTCGAAGGCATACCAGAGCATCAAAGGCAGGTTATGATCGTCTTTGTCTTCGGCACGCTCAAGAAGTGCTTCCAGGGTAGGCCATCTTTTTTCCGGTGCCGTCCGCTGGATGGCAGAACTCAGATATAAACGTACCAGGGCTGAGTTATCAGTTTTGGCTAATTCTGCAAAACGGGTAAGGGCTGCATCCGAAGCATTGTTGTCTTCAGATAAAAGTTGAATCGCCCAGCTGCGCATATATTCATTTTGGTGAGCTAATAATGGTAGCAGATCTTTCTCAGTCAATCCTTTCGTCACATGCAGTGTCCACAGTGCCCGGAGTTGTCTGGTCACATCCGGATTTTCGTTCAATATCTTCTTTAAGGCTTTGTGGACTTTCTTATTGCCACCCCGTTCCTGCAAAATAAGTCTGGAATTCCGTACGTACCATTCGTTGGGATACAATTGATAGTTGACCAGTTCCATATCAGAGGCTTTGGTCAGATCCACTTGCACCCATTTATCCGTTTCATGGCTGATCTTAAAAATGCGGCCCATGGTTTTCTGGTGCACATCCGGATTAGGACTATGACACTGGTTTTTATCGTACCAGTCGATGGCAAATACAGAACCACTGCCATCATAACGGAAGTTGAGCCACTGCGACCAGGTATCGTTAGTCAATAGGAAATCCTCCCCATGGCTAACCAGATAGCCGGAACCTTTGCGGTTGGGCAGATCTACATTCACCCGGCTTCCGTGGATATTGTTCATAAAAATATGATTGCGGTACTCCTTAGGCCAGTTTTCGCTGCCCAGATAGATCATGGCACCGGCATGGGCGTGGCCACCGCCTTTTGAGTTAGACCGGAAATTACCGGCATGTGGTCCTCTGTCGCCGATCCAGTGTACATGATCACCCGATTGTTTGATATCATCATAGGTATAGGGATTAAAATGCTTGCCTGCCTGACGATGGTACCTGGCTCCCTGAATCACATGGAACATATGCGGAATCACACACACGGTGATAAAGGGATGGCCATAGTCATTAAAGTCGATACCCCATGGATTGCTGGTTCCTTCGGCAAACAATTCAAACTTTTTAGTGGTGGGATGATAGCGCCATACACCGGCATTGAGTTTGGTACGCTCAGCATCCGGGGCTCCTGGTTTTCCTACATTGGAATGGGTAAATACCCCATGCGTTCCATACAACCAGCCATCTGGCCCCCAGCGGAAATTATTAAGCATTTCATGGGTGTCTTCATAGCCCCATCCATCCAGCAGGATCTGCGGCGGACCAGCCGGTTTATCGCCGGATTTATCAATCGGAATAAACAGCAGATGGGGTGCCGAACCCAACCACACCCCTCCCATGCCTACTTCGATGGCACTGATCAGGTTGAGTCCTTCTGTAAAAACAATCCGTTTGTCTAAGCTGCCATCCCCATTGGTATCTTCAAAGATCAGAATGCGGTCTTTGCCTTTCCCTTCTGCAGCGCGGATGGGATAGGTATGCGCCTCCACCACCCAAAGCCTTCCTTTGGCATCTATGGTAAAACTAATGGGACGGATCACATCCGGTTCAGCAGCTGCCAGCTTTACAGAAAAGCCTTTTTGTGTGGTCATGCTCTTAGCGGCTTCTGTTCCGGAAAGCCCGGAATGCACAATGGGATCAAGGGGAGGAAGAATAATAATATCTGTCTGCTTAAGCTCGTTCGGGAAATTGGGGCGGGTGGAATAAAACTGAAAATCATCGAAATTGATGTGCGCAAATTTATCATCTCCAATATAAGGAATCTGCGAAATACCGGTTTCATTATCAACCAGCCGGATAAAAATTTCCTTGTTTTGCAAGTCAGATAAATCCACTACTACCGGCTGCAAGGTAGCCCGTCCGGAACCGGTGATCTGGAAGAAAACTTCATTATTATCTGTTCTCACCAGTTCTACCCTGGTATCCTGCAGGGCCCCTCCGGAAACTTTGAAAGCGGCAAAGGGATGCGTAACTGTAAAAGGAACGGAAGAGAGTGTACCGGTTCTTTTGTAATTTTTTGTACCGCCGCTGGTAATAAAATACTTCCCCGACATATTGATCCGCTGATCGTTTTCATGTACCGGAGAAGGATCAGTTGATATTAAAGCCTCCGTAAAGGCATCTCCTGTGGCTGTCCAGTCATTAGTTGTCCCATTTTCAAAACCAAGATTTAAGGCTTTGTTATTCTTTTTGGGGATAAATCCAGCGATCACAACTTCTGTAATAATGGCTCCTTCTACTATTTCAAATTTGCCTACCATCCCGGCAGCCCTATGTCCTGGAATGGAGCAGAAATAGGTATCACTCTGATCGGCTTTGAATACAATGCTGGTGGTGTCTCCTTTCTGGGCAAGGGTTTTGCTTTTCAGTCCCATATTTTCCAGGGCAATATCGTGGGTCATGTTTTCACCATTCACAATCCGGATGCGTACCATATCGCCCTTGTTGGCCTGCAATACCGGATTTCGTTTACCATCCGGGCCGAAATATCCGAGCATAGTCGCTTGCAGAGTATATTCCCTGTTGGCAGCAACTTTTCCGTATCTGGCAACATCAGGACCAGGAGTTGAGCTATAGGCAGTTGAATACAGAAAAACAGTAAATAAAAAAAAGGTGAACAAACGGGGTAAGGTCATCATATCAGTGGTTTGTTGGAATTCAAATTAATGATCAATTCAGCATTGAAAACATTTAGTAAAAAGCAGACTTTCTCTTTTGTCCATTGTAGTGAATACGCTCAGAAAGTGCGGATAAATATAATAAAAAATGTATAAAGTTTGATTAAAAGAAGAGATTCCTTGCTTGCACTCTTATTTCTGATTTCCCACTGCATTATATTTACCAGCCATTGATGTTTGATCAAAAGCACTGTAAATTAGCTTATTGAAATTAGCTCATATCCCGGCTGGTAACTATGGCCATTTATACATTCAGGTTGAAGCAACTCACAGAGAAAAGTCCGTATCACCCGGATGTGCCACTGTTTCTGGTGCTGATCCCTTGCATAAGTGCATTTAATTATTATCTCACTTATTCAAAAATTGCCTTCAACTGGTATCTGTTGCTCACTTTTACGATTGATACCGTCCAAGGCTATCTGGCCTGGCTTGGGGCGAGGGCGGTTATTCTGTATTTAGACAAGAAATTTCCGTATGAAAATAATCCTGCTCAACGGATCTTAATTCAGATAGCCAGTACCTGTGTCATCAGTTTATCTATCATTAGTATACTTACTGAACTGGTCAGCTGGATTGTAAGAGGCAGGCCGGCGCTATTGAATTTTTATACCAACGATTTATTTATCATCAGCATCTGGTTCCTGGTGATTAATGGCATTTATATCGGGCTGTATTATTACCGGCAGCTACAGAAGTCGGAAGATCAACGTAAGGAAGAAAGCCGCATTATTGCGCAAGGGTTTTCGGTAAAAGTGGGCAAGCAAAACATATGGCTCAATTTTGATGACCTGACTGGCTTTTATGTGGACGAAAACTATGTAATGGCCAGCCACAAACAAGGACAGAAATATTGCCTGGAGCAATCACTCGATAAACTCGAAAAAACCTTACCAACTACATTCTTCTTCCGGCTCAACCGCCAGTTTATTATCCACCGCCAGATCATTTCTGGCTTCAAACGTTCCGACAATGGAAAGATATTGGTGCTGCTCAATGGGGGCGAAAGCTTTCCTGCCGAAGTACCGGTAAGCCGTACCAAAGCACCTGCCTTTAAAACCTGGTTCGAGCCAGCCTGAACACCTACAGTTCGCCTGCCAAATTGCTACATTTCGCCAATAAACCTACCTATTGGCGAAGCAGAAGGGTATTTCCATGTATAATATTGCCTAACAAAACTTCCGCATATGAAAAAGAAATTAATTGGATTAGTAATGGCCTGCTGCCTGACATTTTGCCTGCTGGCCCAAACAGACTCTGGAAAAAGTTACCATAATTTTCCAATCATTGTGACGTTACAGTTCCACTCCCTAACCCTCCCTTTCAAGGATATTAAAACTAACTTTGCCAACATTGGTATTGGACTTGGAACCGAGGTAAGCTTAAATGGCAAACCCAACTGGGTACAACAATTACAAGTGTTATGGTTCCGCAATAAGGCGGCAGGAAATGGTATATTTTTTTACACCCAAACGGCCTGGCGGCCTGCCATGGCATCGTATGTATACAGCGAACTCAAAGCAGGCGCTGGCTATATGCTGGCGTTCCATCCGGTAGAATCCTATAAGCCGGTGAATGGAAAATGGGAACCAGTAGGGCGTATTGGAAAAGGTATGCTGGCATTCCCGGTAGGCGTATCCGTAGGATATCACGATTCTTCTTCCCAAACAAATGTTTCGCCCTTTGCCAGTTATCAATTTTTACTGCTCACAGATTATAATAAAAGTATTACCCTGATTCCACAAACCCTGGTGCAGGTAGGCACCAGAATTCATCCCAATTATTAAACCTTGCCCTGCCTTGCAGAGATTGCAGTTCTTCCACCTGATAAATTATAAACTCATTTATCCATGAAACGCTTTTTTACATTGTCTTTCCATTTATGCTTAATCCTCGGCAGTTGTGCGCCTTACTTAAAAGATCTGCCGGTAAAAACTTGTGAGGAGTCTTCTGAAACCATCAATCCCAATTTTCCGGGAGCCAATGAAATGCAACAAGCATTACAGGAATTAGTCAGCAATGGGATTCCTGGCGTATCCTTGGCGGTTTATTCACCCGATGGCTGGTGGGCTTCCGCAGCAGGATTGGCAAAAATCGAAGATAATACGCTAATGCAGCCTTGCCATCTGCAATACACACAGAGTGTGTCGAAAACCTATATGGCAGTAGCTGTGCTGAAATTAGTAGAACAAGGCAAAATCAGTCTGGGTGATCCCATTACCAAACATCTACCGGCCAGATACAGCCGCTATATTACCAGTGCAGATAAAATAACCGTACAAATGCTACTCAACCATACGTCTGGCATTCCGGAATACAACTTCACACCTGCCTATGTAACGTATTTCCTGCAACATCCCACGCATTATTTCTCTGCCGAGGATTACCTGAAATATATCGAAGGCAAAGATTTAGATTTTACGCCTGGCAGTAAATATTCCTATCGAAACACCAATTATGTCATTCTGTCTCTCATGGCTGATGCGATTACTGGCGACCATGCGAAGTTTATCACTGAAACCATTATTACTCCATTAGGGCTTACCCAAACATTTTACAGAAATCAAAGCGGATATCCCAACTATCCGCATATTACCAATTCCTACTGGGACCGGTATAGCAACGGAATTGTAGAGAACATTTCACAGATGCAACTCACCAATGTGGCCTCTATGGTGGGCGACGATGGTATTGTGGTATCTCCGGGAGATGCAGTGAAATTTCTCAGAGGTTTAATGGAAGGAAAACTATTATCAGCAGCTACGATGGAAAAAATGCAAACCTGGGTACTCAACAGCAAAGGGGAACCGGCCTATGGACTAGGATTAGCTCATGCCAAAGTGAATGGATACACGGCTTATGGGCATTCCGGCGGCGGAATCGGAGCAGGTTGCCAGTTGTATTATTTTCCGGAGAAAAACTTGTATATGTATATCGCTATCAATCTGGGAACCGTTACAAACAGCCCTTTACATCAACATGTAGGAACAACACTCGATACAATTTTTACGGCTTTACTGAAGTAGATTGTTTGCCTACAATTAAGGCGTATTGTCAATTTATATCCCTTTCGTAGAACAGGAGAATTCTTTTTTCATAAGCAGCTTATTCTATTTCCTCAAAATGTTTACAGAAAATGCAATCAAAATAGCTGTCTGTACGTATGTGCAGGAAGTGTAAGCAGTTCCTGTAATGCCACCTGCACTGTGTAAAAGATTTGCACATATTGTTATCCACTGGAAGATGTTAAAGGATACAGGACAAATTTGAAAGTAATACCTAAACAGAAAGGATTTTTATGCTAGCTATGAATTACCGGGGGCCGCAGCGGGTCCGGATTGACCACAAACCCATCCCTGAAATACTACACCCTCAGGATGCGATTGTTAAGGTTACCCGTTCGTGTATCTGCGGGTCTGATTTGCATTTGTACAATGGGAATGTACCCGATACTCGTGTCGGCATGACCTTCGGGCATGAATTTATCGGCATTGTAGAAGAAATAGGTTCAGATGTACAGAAATTGAAAGTAGGCGATCATGTAATCGTACCTTTTAACATTTCCTGCGGAAAATGCGCTTTTTGTAAACAAGGTTTGTATGGAAATTGCCATGAGTCTAATCCGCAGGCTACAGCTGTAGGAGGTATTTTTGGTTATTCCCACACTGCAGGAGGCTACGATGGTGGCCAGGCAGAATATGTACGGGTACCCTACGCCGATGTGGGACCAACTGTGATTCCTCCAGGTATGGACCTGGACGATGCTGTATTGTTAACTGATGTAGTGCCAACTGGTTACCAGGCAGCAGAAATGGGCGGTATTCAACCTGGCGATACGGTAGTGGTTTTCGGAGCCGGACCAGTTGGAATTATGGCCGCCAGGTGTTCCTGGTTGTTTGGAGCCGGACGGGTTATTGTACTCGACCATATAGATTATCGCCTGGAATTTGTAAAAAACTATGCCAACTGTGAGGCTTATAACTTCAAAGAAGACATGAATGACCCAGTGGTGTTTATAAAGAAAACCACCGACTGGATGGGAGCCGATGTGTGTATTGATGCTGTAGGTGCCGAAGCAGCCGGAAACGCCATGCAGACCATTACCGGCCGGAAAATGCTATTACAGGCTGGTTCTGCTACTGCTGTGCACTGGGCGATTAATTCTGTAAAAAAAGGCGGTATTGTATCCATCGTAGGTGTGTATGGACCAACGGATAACCTGGTTCCAATAGGAAATGTCGTAAACAAAGGACTTACCATACGGGCAAATCAAGCATCAGTTAAACGCTTGTTGCCCAGACTGATTTCCCATGTTCAGAATGGTATTCTTAATCCCAAAGCCTTAATTACCCACCGGGTGCCTTTGGAAGAAGTATCTGATGCTTACCGAATATTTTCAGACAAGCTGGATAATTGTATCAAACCAGTTCTTATTCCACCATCAGCCAGATCTTAAACTTTACAGACATGCAAAACGCAGCACATCAATATTCTCATATTAAAGGCTGGGGCGTAGACATAGATCCTAAAAACGATCCTACCTATCCCATCAAACACCGCACCGACGAAGAACAGAAAGGTTATAGCTGGGACAGACCCACTCAGCAACCTGCAAGTGTAGAAGTACTTCATTCCAATGAACGTCCGAACATAAGCGCTGTATTTGGCACTTCCACACCCCTTCCGGCCTGAGTGGAATGATCCGCCGCTTTGCTTTCCGCTACAGCGAATCCAGTTATGGACACTGGCTGCCGCTGTTGCTAGCCGACCGGGTGAATGTAGTAGAAGGGATTGTAGATGACCTCAGCCGGGGCCATGTTCCCAATATATTTGCCGAAAAAGGCTGGAAAGCCGAATGGCAGCACAACCGGAAAGGGTTAGTCACCAAAGTAGTAGTTAGTGTACTGGTTACTACGGCAGTGGTAGTTTTGCTTTCCCGAAAAAACAAAGATTCCCGCGAGGATTAAATACTCTTAAGCAGGATTTCTCTTAAAGAAATAGCCTATAGACACTTGTTCTGTAGGCTATTTCTGTTTAATTGCTGTCTGAATTAATTCCCGATAGCAAGAACTAGCCTATTGTATGAAGAACCTCCTCCACTTATGCCTTATTTTCCTGATATACAGTGTAACCTGCTTTGGCCAGGAAAACAAAGTAAGCAATCCTTTTTTTGTATTCAACAATGGAATCAGTGATACAGCTGCCTACAAAACGCCC from Rhodocytophaga rosea carries:
- a CDS encoding putative quinol monooxygenase, with translation MRYILIFLIMLLPSISVFAQKSDMMIRIAEIEIHSTYLEEYTKILQEEAEASLRLEPGVISIFPMYQQENPNQIRILEIYANKEAYKSHLKTPHFQKYKTTTLNMVKSLKLIDMKALDTDTMRNIFSKLKK
- a CDS encoding zinc-dependent alcohol dehydrogenase, with amino-acid sequence MLAMNYRGPQRVRIDHKPIPEILHPQDAIVKVTRSCICGSDLHLYNGNVPDTRVGMTFGHEFIGIVEEIGSDVQKLKVGDHVIVPFNISCGKCAFCKQGLYGNCHESNPQATAVGGIFGYSHTAGGYDGGQAEYVRVPYADVGPTVIPPGMDLDDAVLLTDVVPTGYQAAEMGGIQPGDTVVVFGAGPVGIMAARCSWLFGAGRVIVLDHIDYRLEFVKNYANCEAYNFKEDMNDPVVFIKKTTDWMGADVCIDAVGAEAAGNAMQTITGRKMLLQAGSATAVHWAINSVKKGGIVSIVGVYGPTDNLVPIGNVVNKGLTIRANQASVKRLLPRLISHVQNGILNPKALITHRVPLEEVSDAYRIFSDKLDNCIKPVLIPPSARS
- a CDS encoding DUF6624 domain-containing protein, with the translated sequence MQPFSILSLVLLLVFTKGITQARSWQYRPQISIPYDSLRQVLEGIYDTDQGIREKMSSAQGDELGKIIFQMQKIDSANQVAIKSILYKYGWLPQNKVGEKAADAIFYVVQHADMELIRQYFPALKKLARQKEARTTHAAMMEDRLLMYEGKKQIYGTQATSRLRTDGRGAIWPVQNPSKVNQLRKEAGFDLTVEENAKRLDAIYDPNEKLPEVK
- a CDS encoding LytR/AlgR family response regulator transcription factor, whose amino-acid sequence is MAIYTFRLKQLTEKSPYHPDVPLFLVLIPCISAFNYYLTYSKIAFNWYLLLTFTIDTVQGYLAWLGARAVILYLDKKFPYENNPAQRILIQIASTCVISLSIISILTELVSWIVRGRPALLNFYTNDLFIISIWFLVINGIYIGLYYYRQLQKSEDQRKEESRIIAQGFSVKVGKQNIWLNFDDLTGFYVDENYVMASHKQGQKYCLEQSLDKLEKTLPTTFFFRLNRQFIIHRQIISGFKRSDNGKILVLLNGGESFPAEVPVSRTKAPAFKTWFEPA
- a CDS encoding serine hydrolase domain-containing protein; this translates as MKRFFTLSFHLCLILGSCAPYLKDLPVKTCEESSETINPNFPGANEMQQALQELVSNGIPGVSLAVYSPDGWWASAAGLAKIEDNTLMQPCHLQYTQSVSKTYMAVAVLKLVEQGKISLGDPITKHLPARYSRYITSADKITVQMLLNHTSGIPEYNFTPAYVTYFLQHPTHYFSAEDYLKYIEGKDLDFTPGSKYSYRNTNYVILSLMADAITGDHAKFITETIITPLGLTQTFYRNQSGYPNYPHITNSYWDRYSNGIVENISQMQLTNVASMVGDDGIVVSPGDAVKFLRGLMEGKLLSAATMEKMQTWVLNSKGEPAYGLGLAHAKVNGYTAYGHSGGGIGAGCQLYYFPEKNLYMYIAINLGTVTNSPLHQHVGTTLDTIFTALLK
- a CDS encoding vanadium-dependent haloperoxidase, yielding MKYFFSLLFLICLTAQVIGKTASNLPSYQANAQAYVQTLKKLTDVMVGDVTGPCAAARYYAYANVAAYQVMYQHSQPASYISFAGLLKDYPDFSVIKPTGTIDANFASVYTLLRMGEELLPSGYSLADARNQLVTEATAALGQPVIEASQAYAENVVKAMVKYAAKDGYVKTSGYMRYTPLKESGSWQPTPPGYMEAYEPHWGSLRTFVTDNAAQFRPQPAVSYSQQKNSRFYTLAKEVVEVTRKLTTEQTHIANFWDCNPFFLNQKGHISFGTKKISPGGHWMGITGIACIQKQLSLEETIRWHALVGITMSEAFISCWNEKFNSNRIRPETYINAQIDPNWRPLLQTPPFPEYTSGHSVVSAAVSTMLTALAGDNFAYTDVTEIEFGVPARSFTSFKQAAKEAAVSRLYGGIHFRDAIDNGFTQGEQIGQYVVQKLKLKQ
- a CDS encoding PVC-type heme-binding CxxCH protein, whose translation is MTLPRLFTFFLFTVFLYSTAYSSTPGPDVARYGKVAANREYTLQATMLGYFGPDGKRNPVLQANKGDMVRIRIVNGENMTHDIALENMGLKSKTLAQKGDTTSIVFKADQSDTYFCSIPGHRAAGMVGKFEIVEGAIITEVVIAGFIPKKNNKALNLGFENGTTNDWTATGDAFTEALISTDPSPVHENDQRINMSGKYFITSGGTKNYKRTGTLSSVPFTVTHPFAAFKVSGGALQDTRVELVRTDNNEVFFQITGSGRATLQPVVVDLSDLQNKEIFIRLVDNETGISQIPYIGDDKFAHINFDDFQFYSTRPNFPNELKQTDIIILPPLDPIVHSGLSGTEAAKSMTTQKGFSVKLAAAEPDVIRPISFTIDAKGRLWVVEAHTYPIRAAEGKGKDRILIFEDTNGDGSLDKRIVFTEGLNLISAIEVGMGGVWLGSAPHLLFIPIDKSGDKPAGPPQILLDGWGYEDTHEMLNNFRWGPDGWLYGTHGVFTHSNVGKPGAPDAERTKLNAGVWRYHPTTKKFELFAEGTSNPWGIDFNDYGHPFITVCVIPHMFHVIQGARYHRQAGKHFNPYTYDDIKQSGDHVHWIGDRGPHAGNFRSNSKGGGHAHAGAMIYLGSENWPKEYRNHIFMNNIHGSRVNVDLPNRKGSGYLVSHGEDFLLTNDTWSQWLNFRYDGSGSVFAIDWYDKNQCHSPNPDVHQKTMGRIFKISHETDKWVQVDLTKASDMELVNYQLYPNEWYVRNSRLILQERGGNKKVHKALKKILNENPDVTRQLRALWTLHVTKGLTEKDLLPLLAHQNEYMRSWAIQLLSEDNNASDAALTRFAELAKTDNSALVRLYLSSAIQRTAPEKRWPTLEALLERAEDKDDHNLPLMLWYAFEPTVPIDINRAVELAMKAKVPQVLPFTIQRVAALNNAESVKTLQSLQQRLEKMEHSDQNHEVQALIKKVLEPKQ